One segment of Bacillus alkalisoli DNA contains the following:
- a CDS encoding IS3 family transposase translates to MRKEYPVFILCRVLEVSVSGYYAYLKRPKKKVSHGDKELFKKISNVFKKHKGTFGAKRIAGYMKNKMSIIVNHKKVARLMKEANMKATVRQKNTTKTEKQKAAGYVYNNLLERDFNAEFPNQKWVTDMTEIKVFNTKFYISALMDLFNREVIAFEISFSPDTELIKRTIEAGQKQRQLKDLEGVTIHSDQGSVYRSFEHNKLSRTLKFTPSMSRKGNCWDNAVIESFFSQLKVEFPCFYPNTKKAIFEKDLKKYIMYYNEERIQKGLGYDSPKEYYKEFIKVA, encoded by the coding sequence TTGAGAAAGGAATATCCAGTGTTTATATTATGTCGTGTATTAGAGGTATCTGTAAGTGGTTATTATGCATATCTTAAACGGCCTAAGAAGAAGGTTTCACATGGAGATAAAGAGCTATTTAAAAAGATTAGCAATGTCTTTAAGAAGCACAAGGGAACCTTCGGTGCAAAAAGGATTGCTGGGTACATGAAAAATAAGATGAGTATCATAGTAAATCATAAAAAAGTAGCTCGTCTTATGAAGGAAGCAAATATGAAAGCCACTGTTAGACAAAAAAACACTACGAAAACAGAGAAACAAAAAGCTGCTGGATATGTGTACAATAACCTTCTAGAACGGGATTTTAATGCAGAGTTCCCAAACCAAAAATGGGTTACGGACATGACTGAAATTAAAGTGTTTAATACGAAATTTTATATTTCAGCGTTAATGGATCTTTTTAATAGAGAAGTTATTGCCTTTGAGATTAGTTTCAGCCCTGACACTGAGCTTATTAAGCGTACGATCGAAGCCGGTCAAAAGCAGCGTCAGCTAAAGGATTTAGAAGGGGTTACAATTCATAGTGATCAAGGAAGCGTGTACCGTTCTTTTGAACATAATAAATTGTCGAGAACACTTAAGTTTACCCCAAGTATGTCTAGGAAAGGAAACTGTTGGGATAATGCCGTGATTGAAAGTTTCTTTTCTCAATTAAAAGTTGAATTTCCATGTTTCTATCCAAACACTAAAAAGGCTATATTTGAGAAAGATTTAAAGAAATATATCATGTATTATAATGAAGAACGAATCCAAAAAGGCCTGGGTTATGACTCACCAAAAGAGTACTATAAAGAGTTTATAAAGGTAGCGTAA
- a CDS encoding PucR family transcriptional regulator produces the protein MMIEGLRKIFKDQVVIAESPSNFLKFEWFESSSSEYIGIVRDALKDRDVIWLNTFLTRIEHDETQMSEIENWWYQFLFNNEVDLNVDMLAQELFYQENDSFRFVQFHYTKAFSQAAEWKEAIQSFFEESTIEIIWQDDVSGVIIEKQSTVQEPNTYTDIIEMTAADFYADVKLFIGSYHPFTNKLPQLFQWETKCFSIAQKFESKTKHIRLEKAIPYVMIHELSKATVNEMKQSFLTSFPEEKELLISVKTFIENNLNVSLTAKKLYMHRNSLQYRIDKFVERTGIDIRNFQGAFVAYLAILLVEYEKEVG, from the coding sequence ATGATGATAGAAGGTTTAAGGAAAATATTTAAAGATCAAGTAGTAATAGCAGAATCCCCTAGTAACTTTTTAAAGTTTGAGTGGTTTGAAAGCTCATCAAGTGAATATATCGGTATTGTTCGGGATGCACTTAAAGATAGAGATGTCATTTGGTTAAATACATTTTTAACTCGCATTGAACATGATGAAACACAAATGTCTGAAATAGAGAATTGGTGGTATCAATTCCTTTTTAATAATGAAGTGGACTTGAATGTCGACATGTTAGCGCAAGAGTTATTTTATCAAGAAAATGATTCTTTTCGTTTTGTACAGTTTCATTATACGAAGGCTTTTTCTCAAGCTGCGGAGTGGAAAGAAGCCATACAATCATTCTTTGAAGAATCAACGATCGAGATTATATGGCAAGATGACGTTTCGGGCGTTATTATCGAAAAGCAATCGACAGTACAAGAGCCAAATACATATACAGATATAATTGAAATGACAGCAGCGGACTTCTATGCGGATGTAAAATTGTTTATCGGCTCTTATCATCCATTTACGAATAAACTTCCTCAGCTTTTTCAATGGGAGACTAAATGCTTTTCCATTGCTCAAAAATTCGAATCGAAGACAAAACATATACGGTTGGAAAAAGCGATACCATATGTAATGATTCACGAACTAAGCAAAGCAACCGTAAATGAAATGAAGCAGTCTTTTTTAACTTCTTTTCCAGAAGAAAAAGAACTTCTTATTAGTGTCAAAACGTTTATCGAAAATAACTTAAATGTTTCATTAACTGCAAAAAAATTATATATGCATCGAAACAGTTTACAATATAGAATCGATAAATTCGTAGAACGAACAGGCATCGATATTAGAAACTTTCAAGGGGCATTTGTAGCCTACTTAGCAATACTTTTAGTTGA